In Macrobrachium rosenbergii isolate ZJJX-2024 chromosome 48, ASM4041242v1, whole genome shotgun sequence, one DNA window encodes the following:
- the LOC136831499 gene encoding uncharacterized protein translates to MDATTNPKKTLKCSRGCPGHPIRTDTSLDFSTFRCSSDFCVDDHPLKTTVDDRERGCDTNQDDSPVPESTSDESTPHLPPQMNNCQVCRGLPTRLRLPSQLYPPHAPLMLHPFLCPGGLPLTQTSGKFSIQTLGERLCKMGAYITSGAFAKVFRCQVKVVTEDGVRRWVDAVAKCNLILNPREAVALTERELQVLSRLKGLPGVPKLYGRIKKPRPGIVMSIAGRTTLSRAIILNELTAAEFVGIMISVGEIVQGIHRRGIGHYDLHGSNVMLDDGNRPTVIDFGFSGDYASGHDNLAFLHLLRTGLQKFGDQLLSKNEALGALVNLICDAIVRKSEIPRLQTVIDKLEKLREEKELASIKNSPRVNNWFSC, encoded by the coding sequence ATGGACGCGACTACCAACCCGAAGAAGACACTGAAGTGTAGCCGAGGATGTCCGGGACACCCCATCAGGACAGACACGTCTCTTGATTTCTCAACATTTCGCTGCTCTTCGGATTTTTGTGTGGACGACCATCCGCTCAAAACAACGGTCGACGACAGGGAACGAGGCTGTGACACCAATCAAGATGACTCTCCAGTTCCAGAATCCACATCGGACGAATCcactcctcatcttcctcctcagaTGAATAATTGCCAGGTCTGCCGTGGTCTCCCCACACGACTGCGCCTCCCAAGCCAGTTATACCCACCGCACGCGCCACTCATGTTGCATCCATTTCTGTGCCCGGGAGGACTCCCTCTGACGCAGACTAGTGGCAAATTCTCCATCCAAACCCTGGGCGAAAGACTGTGCAAGATGGGCGCGTACATCACCTCGGGGGCATTCGCTAAGGTGTTCAGGTGTCAGGTGAAAGTGGTGACCGAGGACGGCGTACGGAGGTGGGTCGACGCCGTCGCCAAGTGCAACCTGATCCTGAATCCCAGAGAAGCCGTCGCCTTGACGGAGCGTGAGCTGCAGGTGCTCTCCAGGCTCAAGGGCCTTCCCGGCGTGCCCAAACTTTACGGCAGGATCAAGAAGCCTCGCCCTGGCATAGTCATGTCCATCGCGGGACGGACGACCCTCTCTCGGGCGATCATCTTGAATGAGCTCACGGCCGCAGAGTTCGTGGGAATCATGATCTCCGTGGGCGAGATCGTTCAAGGAATTCACCGGCGCGGGATCGGACACTACGACCTCCACGGGTCGAACGTCATGCTGGACGACGGCAACCGACCGACGGTCATCGACTTCGGCTTCAGCGGCGACTACGCGTCCGGACACGACAACCTGGCGTTCTTGCACCTCTTGCGAACTGGTCTGCAGAAGTTCGGGGACCAGTTGCTGTCCAAGAACGAGGCCCTGGGGGCCTTGGTTAACCTCATTTGCGATGCGATTGTCCGCAAATCGGAAATCCCGAGGCTGCAGACGGTGATTGACAAGCTGGAGAAGCTGAGAGAGGAAAAGGAGTTGGCTTCCATTAAAAATTCTCCTCGGGTAAACAACTGGTTCTCATGTTAA